From the Geitlerinema sp. PCC 9228 genome, one window contains:
- a CDS encoding M23 family metallopeptidase: MSRIFAQTGEHFPQDRNLEIGNWVMRYHERSGNRPWQWILLLSALLSTFAVAKSPPVRGQNPPPSLCPTPVLSRLKTHTIQSGETVESIARQYDLIPATLLGLNPKLRAEEMPVGAEIFIPPYNGIRVEVPEGYHWRELANRYNVRADVLFELNGCGEVPEVVFVPGVNWSPEIPDAPGAGTFNAEVFSQLPLPVTSEIGLKYGWQLQATSGKVTFHSGIDLQAEVGTPVFAVGSGTVAYVGDRGSYGKLVAINHQKGKQTRYAHLNTVTVNPGETVNAGDRLGTVGTTGKPDIAAPHLHFEIRYNSDLGWVAEDPQSYLQALAPRASQNAKASP; this comes from the coding sequence ATGTCCCGAATTTTCGCCCAAACCGGCGAACACTTCCCTCAGGATCGAAATCTAGAAATAGGCAATTGGGTAATGCGCTACCACGAACGCTCGGGCAACCGCCCTTGGCAATGGATTTTGCTGCTGTCTGCTTTGCTATCTACGTTTGCAGTGGCGAAATCTCCCCCAGTTCGGGGTCAAAATCCACCACCTTCTTTATGCCCCACACCCGTTTTATCCCGCCTCAAGACCCACACCATCCAATCGGGAGAAACGGTAGAAAGCATCGCTCGCCAGTACGATTTGATTCCGGCTACATTGCTGGGATTGAATCCCAAACTGCGTGCCGAGGAAATGCCTGTAGGTGCTGAAATTTTCATTCCCCCTTACAATGGCATTCGCGTAGAAGTGCCTGAAGGATACCACTGGCGAGAACTTGCCAACCGCTACAACGTGCGCGCCGATGTATTGTTCGAACTCAACGGCTGCGGCGAGGTGCCAGAAGTGGTATTTGTGCCTGGGGTGAATTGGTCGCCCGAAATTCCCGATGCCCCCGGGGCTGGCACATTCAACGCGGAGGTCTTTTCCCAATTGCCTTTACCCGTCACCTCGGAAATTGGGCTGAAATACGGCTGGCAGTTGCAAGCCACATCGGGCAAGGTCACCTTTCACAGCGGGATCGATTTGCAAGCTGAGGTGGGAACACCAGTTTTTGCGGTCGGATCGGGTACAGTTGCCTATGTCGGCGATCGCGGTAGTTACGGCAAACTGGTTGCCATCAACCACCAAAAAGGCAAACAAACCCGCTACGCACATCTAAACACCGTCACCGTGAACCCCGGAGAAACCGTCAACGCCGGCGATCGCTTGGGCACCGTCGGCACCACTGGCAAACCCGACATCGCAGCCCCCCACCTCCATTTTGAAATTCGCTACAACTCCGATTTGGGATGGGTTGCCGAAGACCCACAATCCTACCTGCAAGCCCTCGCGCCAAGAGCATCGCAAAACGCCAAAGCATCACCATAA
- a CDS encoding DUF2993 domain-containing protein, with the protein MFGSVTGATASSQTDWGEQLINQAATQSIRSLFTSSESVEVAVRCYPSSKLLQGSIDSFKMSGKRLLIRRRFLVETMSFETDAVAIDFRSILGGQVRLKQPTQAIAQVVLSEEGINKAFEADLVKKRLVNLETPSLTELSGGAPVSFTDVQVELLPENTLRLRAQADLGDRGEVPVQMLTKLSIERRRRVCFQDTQFEAAEIPQQHQETSQRLTHVLADILNNMVDLDRFDLDGVVMRLNRLETSGKELIFSGYAQIHHFPRHS; encoded by the coding sequence ATGTTTGGAAGTGTTACTGGTGCCACAGCTTCTTCCCAAACCGACTGGGGAGAGCAGCTGATCAACCAAGCTGCAACTCAGTCTATCCGCAGTCTGTTCACCTCCAGTGAATCAGTCGAGGTGGCGGTGCGCTGCTATCCTTCTAGCAAGCTCTTGCAAGGAAGCATCGATAGTTTCAAAATGAGCGGCAAACGCCTGCTGATTCGCCGCCGCTTCCTCGTAGAAACCATGAGTTTTGAGACAGATGCGGTAGCCATTGATTTTCGTTCGATTCTAGGCGGGCAAGTTCGACTGAAACAGCCCACACAAGCGATCGCGCAGGTGGTTTTATCGGAAGAAGGCATCAACAAAGCCTTTGAAGCCGACCTGGTGAAAAAACGCCTGGTCAATCTGGAAACCCCCTCCCTAACCGAACTTTCCGGCGGTGCGCCCGTTTCCTTTACCGACGTGCAGGTAGAATTGTTGCCAGAGAATACCCTACGCCTGCGCGCCCAAGCCGACTTGGGCGATCGCGGCGAAGTACCCGTGCAAATGCTCACCAAACTGAGCATCGAACGGCGGCGTCGTGTATGCTTCCAGGATACCCAATTTGAAGCCGCAGAGATCCCCCAACAGCACCAGGAAACTTCCCAGCGACTCACCCACGTTCTAGCAGATATTTTAAACAACATGGTCGATTTGGACCGCTTTGACCTGGATGGGGTAGTCATGCGCCTCAACCGTCTGGAAACTTCCGGCAAAGAACTGATTTTCAGCGGGTACGCCCAAATCCACCATTTTCCCCGCCATTCCTAA
- a CDS encoding serine/threonine-protein kinase, whose amino-acid sequence MTYCINPECPHPEVKIEADICPHCGSSLILAGSYRPVRPIGEGGFGKTFLAEVLHGEETSAASADTTPQEYCAIKQFSPQNQGSQKAQKAAELFRQEAVRLELLGKHPQIPEFIAYMEDNGRQYLVQEWIEGKLLSEALTNNRPFDERKIRLLLKELLPVLQFIHSHHVIHRDIKPENIIYRRRRHDIQYHSRWCLVDFGAAKFAASARAGGRTGTVIGSAAYTAPEQLRGKAVFASDIYSLGVTCIHLLTQTSPFDLIDSGSGGWVWRDYLQTPVSEDLGHILDKMLSTSVGQRYHSAAQVLKALKSPVPVCEVVADRSNQVVSQASGDVVEEEEEPEDTSSGFKLDPNRRAEIQQILQAAVQDYPVSLQVTQSKRQLTVTVNRSPAEKVNYVRVSRLLESALQGQNLSGIHLVKIFGRVKNQYKPEWHRVFAPNEDSEKVTSHQQYDMRSRQFWLQKLQQRQFWIDIFMFFMILFIFSKRIAIYHPAVAWLIAGGFTFVKYLTLRHKPQVTEELFVGLVILTVGLGIINIQIVITDAFGILLAALVVASPLFYLQENLRGR is encoded by the coding sequence ATGACCTACTGTATCAATCCCGAATGCCCGCACCCAGAAGTCAAAATTGAAGCTGACATTTGCCCCCACTGCGGTTCTTCTTTGATTCTAGCTGGTTCTTACCGACCCGTGCGACCCATTGGCGAAGGCGGGTTTGGTAAAACGTTTTTGGCGGAAGTGCTGCACGGTGAGGAAACATCAGCCGCATCGGCAGACACGACGCCCCAAGAATACTGTGCCATCAAGCAGTTTTCCCCCCAAAACCAGGGCAGTCAAAAGGCACAAAAGGCAGCGGAATTGTTTCGCCAAGAAGCGGTGCGATTGGAACTGTTGGGCAAACATCCCCAAATCCCTGAATTTATTGCCTACATGGAAGACAATGGGCGGCAGTATTTGGTGCAGGAATGGATTGAAGGCAAACTGCTTTCGGAGGCACTGACCAATAACCGACCTTTTGACGAACGCAAAATCCGGCTGCTGCTAAAAGAACTGCTACCGGTATTGCAATTTATCCACAGCCACCACGTCATTCACCGGGATATCAAACCGGAAAATATTATTTACCGTCGCCGCCGTCACGATATTCAATACCATAGCCGTTGGTGTTTGGTGGATTTTGGGGCGGCGAAATTTGCGGCAAGTGCCCGCGCTGGCGGTCGAACGGGCACGGTGATTGGTTCGGCGGCGTATACGGCACCGGAACAGTTGCGTGGGAAAGCGGTTTTTGCTAGCGATATCTACAGTTTGGGGGTGACCTGCATTCATTTGCTTACCCAAACTTCTCCTTTCGATTTGATTGACAGCGGCAGCGGTGGTTGGGTGTGGCGGGATTATTTACAAACGCCTGTTAGCGAGGATTTGGGGCATATTTTGGATAAAATGCTCTCTACCAGCGTGGGTCAGCGCTACCATTCCGCGGCACAGGTGCTGAAGGCTTTGAAATCGCCGGTTCCAGTTTGCGAGGTGGTAGCGGATCGCTCCAACCAGGTGGTTTCGCAAGCTAGTGGTGATGTTGTAGAGGAAGAAGAGGAACCAGAAGATACCTCCAGCGGTTTCAAACTCGATCCCAATCGACGCGCGGAAATTCAGCAAATTCTACAGGCGGCGGTACAAGACTATCCGGTCAGCCTACAAGTGACCCAAAGCAAGCGCCAACTAACGGTGACTGTTAACCGTTCGCCAGCGGAAAAGGTGAACTACGTGCGCGTATCGCGGCTGCTAGAGTCGGCTTTGCAGGGGCAAAATTTGTCGGGAATTCATTTGGTGAAGATTTTTGGTCGGGTAAAAAATCAGTACAAACCGGAGTGGCATCGGGTTTTTGCCCCAAACGAGGATAGCGAAAAGGTTACTTCCCACCAACAATACGATATGCGATCGCGTCAGTTCTGGCTGCAAAAATTACAGCAGCGTCAGTTCTGGATTGACATATTTATGTTTTTTATGATTCTGTTTATATTTTCTAAACGGATTGCCATCTACCATCCGGCGGTGGCGTGGTTGATTGCCGGTGGCTTTACATTTGTTAAATATCTAACCCTACGCCACAAACCACAGGTAACGGAAGAATTGTTTGTGGGTTTGGTTATATTGACGGTGGGATTAGGAATTATTAACATTCAAATTGTTATTACCGATGCCTTTGGGATTTTGCTAGCGGCGTTGGTGGTGGCTTCTCCTTTATTTTATTTGCAAGAAAATTTGCGCGGGCGCTAG
- the hpnA gene encoding hopanoid-associated sugar epimerase: MAKRCLVTGGLGFLGQHVVELLRSYGDEVRILDIATPQQEIPGVEYVTGSITDAGLVREAMEGRDYVFHLAANAGLWSPRKQDFLTVNQTGTRNIMEAAMDAGVERVVHTSTESVLKSDRSRKNQVCDESVELTYQDMVGAYCKGKFLAEQEAREAAKRGLHVVIVNPSIPIGPGDRNLTPPSRMIVDFLNGKYPAYLESVLNVVDVRDVAYGHLLAIENGKPGERYFLGNQNIRLSELLQLLEQLTGIPMPERQIPYWLALVVSAVSETISDTITKKPPTAPLTGVRLARSPIYFDNTKATTELNVSFRPVMSSLKDAVKWYQQQGWLQPRGSGEMEK; the protein is encoded by the coding sequence ATGGCAAAACGATGCTTGGTAACCGGTGGTTTGGGATTTCTTGGGCAGCATGTGGTCGAATTGCTGCGTTCCTATGGTGATGAAGTACGGATTTTGGATATAGCAACCCCCCAACAGGAAATCCCGGGGGTGGAATACGTCACCGGTTCGATTACCGATGCTGGCTTGGTTCGCGAAGCCATGGAGGGGAGAGATTATGTTTTCCACCTCGCTGCCAATGCCGGTCTTTGGTCGCCACGCAAGCAAGATTTCCTGACGGTGAATCAAACGGGAACCCGCAATATTATGGAAGCGGCGATGGATGCGGGGGTAGAACGGGTGGTGCATACTTCCACCGAGTCAGTTTTAAAAAGCGATCGCTCTCGCAAAAACCAGGTTTGCGACGAATCCGTAGAACTCACCTATCAAGATATGGTAGGTGCTTACTGCAAAGGTAAGTTTTTGGCAGAACAGGAAGCACGGGAAGCTGCCAAACGGGGATTGCACGTGGTTATTGTTAATCCTAGCATTCCCATCGGTCCTGGCGATCGCAATTTAACGCCCCCTTCGCGAATGATTGTGGATTTTCTCAACGGCAAATATCCAGCTTATTTAGAAAGTGTTTTAAATGTTGTGGATGTGCGCGATGTTGCCTACGGTCACTTGCTGGCTATTGAAAATGGCAAACCTGGGGAACGCTATTTTTTGGGCAATCAAAATATCCGGTTGAGCGAGCTTTTACAGTTACTGGAACAACTAACCGGTATTCCCATGCCCGAAAGGCAAATTCCCTACTGGCTGGCATTGGTCGTAAGTGCCGTTTCGGAAACAATATCAGATACCATTACCAAGAAACCACCGACAGCTCCTCTCACAGGCGTACGTTTGGCGCGATCGCCCATCTATTTTGACAATACCAAAGCCACCACGGAACTTAACGTGAGTTTCCGACCAGTCATGTCTTCTTTAAAAGATGCGGTGAAGTGGTACCAGCAGCAGGGTTGGTTGCAGCCACGGGGGAGTGGGGAGATGGAGAAATAG
- a CDS encoding flippase-like domain-containing protein, which translates to MRKLSTFGLFFGLAFLTSLIAAQGGKAIAETLAIAGWQIFWLPVFYLFPLLCATFSWRALFAPWQVPPFRFSLYASWVGLAINWLLPVAQIGGELARVRLLVKRRFPADIAFASVIGDKTLQVITQALYTFVGLMLFLALKQGSVLQNIVHQQRAIAGIAAGIFIMTVASWGFYRVQRLGMFGILTRIAKKFPRVNSTASSSLANLDTAIHAMYDRQKRLVIAAGWRIAFRLVLAGEVWLALYFLGHPVSWVEAIILESLGQGIRTAAFAIPGGLGVQEAGFMVIGTALGLPTPVALALSLSKRVRELVVGVPGAIAWQVTEGIDALRSSEVRS; encoded by the coding sequence GTGCGCAAACTATCAACATTTGGCTTATTTTTCGGACTAGCCTTTCTCACCAGCTTAATTGCAGCCCAAGGCGGAAAAGCGATCGCAGAAACCTTAGCCATAGCCGGCTGGCAAATTTTTTGGCTACCTGTATTTTATCTATTTCCCCTGTTGTGCGCCACCTTTTCCTGGCGAGCTTTGTTTGCCCCCTGGCAAGTGCCCCCATTTCGGTTTAGTCTCTATGCCAGTTGGGTGGGGTTAGCTATTAACTGGCTGTTACCGGTAGCGCAAATTGGTGGCGAACTGGCGCGCGTGCGTTTGTTGGTCAAACGCCGGTTTCCCGCCGATATTGCCTTTGCCAGCGTCATTGGCGACAAAACCCTACAGGTAATAACCCAAGCGCTTTATACGTTTGTGGGGTTGATGCTGTTTTTGGCACTAAAACAGGGAAGTGTCTTACAAAATATTGTACACCAACAAAGAGCGATCGCGGGCATTGCTGCAGGCATTTTCATCATGACGGTGGCAAGCTGGGGATTTTATCGAGTACAGCGTTTGGGCATGTTTGGCATCCTCACGCGCATCGCCAAAAAATTCCCTAGGGTAAATTCCACCGCATCTTCCAGTTTAGCCAATCTGGATACGGCCATTCATGCCATGTACGATCGCCAAAAACGTTTGGTCATTGCTGCTGGCTGGCGTATTGCTTTTCGATTGGTGTTGGCAGGAGAAGTATGGCTGGCGCTGTACTTTTTAGGGCATCCTGTAAGTTGGGTAGAAGCGATAATTTTAGAGAGCTTAGGTCAGGGAATTCGCACGGCTGCCTTTGCTATTCCTGGTGGTTTGGGGGTGCAAGAAGCCGGTTTTATGGTTATTGGTACGGCTTTGGGATTACCCACGCCAGTAGCTTTAGCACTTTCCCTGAGTAAACGCGTACGGGAGTTAGTTGTAGGCGTACCAGGCGCGATCGCTTGGCAGGTGACGGAGGGGATTGATGCTTTGCGATCGTCGGAAGTTCGATCGTAG
- a CDS encoding type II toxin-antitoxin system YhaV family toxin: MSVSNQNEWSIAYHPIFHRQYQEQIQKVKQLDRKTKEGQLSREKYKQHPDVKLLKALRKCFQDISADPFNSRYKLRKELKEYCRVKNLGLSSQYRLFFWVDRENHIVVILWLGYPRRRGDKKNDCYEKFKRMVKKGIFITNSEDLLDSDSE; this comes from the coding sequence GTGTCTGTTTCCAATCAAAATGAATGGTCGATTGCCTATCATCCTATTTTCCACCGACAGTACCAAGAACAAATCCAAAAAGTAAAGCAACTCGATCGAAAAACGAAAGAAGGTCAACTAAGTAGGGAAAAGTACAAGCAACATCCAGATGTTAAGCTTCTTAAAGCTCTACGTAAATGTTTTCAGGATATTTCAGCAGACCCGTTCAATTCTCGTTACAAACTTAGAAAAGAGCTAAAAGAGTATTGTCGTGTCAAAAATTTGGGACTTTCATCTCAATATAGATTATTCTTTTGGGTCGATCGTGAAAACCATATTGTGGTTATTCTTTGGCTAGGATATCCAAGGAGAAGAGGAGATAAGAAAAATGATTGCTACGAAAAATTTAAGAGAATGGTGAAGAAAGGTATTTTTATAACCAATAGCGAAGATTTATTAGATTCCGATTCTGAATGA
- a CDS encoding sulfotransferase, translated as MSLHPLSGSNLSTLIHVVSRYSRSQDTQFARIFAIAGVVLLRSPFSLIERLTTAYRFQQQPTMPAPIFIIGHWRSGTTHLYNILSKSPQFGYVSPLAVGLPWDILGLGNILQPLLEKTLPEQRFIDRIPVTPVSPQEDEIAIANMSPLSYYHGIYFPQHFYDIFRRSIFFDGCQPQEIENWQRTLVYFLQKIWLQQNRKPLLIKNPVYTARVSMLRELFPGAKFIHIYRNPYRVFHSMQNFYRKLFPELALQNFHHLEIDNWILETYSRMMNQCLEQTAKLPNEDLVEIRFEDLEANPISELERIYQTLQLDGFAEDKIYFQNYLDSVSNYQKNAYEMTPAAMEMVESYWQPFLERWQYRPPVPR; from the coding sequence ATGTCTCTCCATCCTCTCAGTGGTAGCAATTTATCGACACTCATCCACGTAGTTTCCCGTTACAGTAGAAGCCAAGATACGCAATTTGCCCGCATTTTTGCTATTGCTGGTGTGGTTTTGCTGCGATCGCCCTTTTCTCTCATCGAACGACTGACAACTGCCTATCGCTTCCAACAACAACCCACCATGCCAGCACCGATTTTTATTATCGGGCATTGGCGCAGCGGTACGACGCATTTATACAACATTCTTAGCAAATCGCCACAATTCGGTTACGTATCTCCCCTTGCCGTGGGATTGCCGTGGGATATTTTGGGATTGGGAAATATTTTACAACCTCTGCTGGAAAAAACGCTGCCCGAACAACGGTTTATCGATCGCATTCCCGTTACCCCCGTTTCTCCCCAAGAAGACGAAATCGCGATCGCTAATATGTCGCCCCTATCATACTACCACGGCATCTATTTTCCCCAACATTTCTACGATATTTTCCGCCGCAGCATCTTTTTCGACGGCTGCCAACCCCAAGAAATCGAAAACTGGCAGCGAACTTTGGTCTACTTTCTTCAAAAAATCTGGCTGCAACAAAACCGCAAACCCCTCCTCATTAAAAATCCCGTTTATACCGCCAGAGTTTCCATGTTGCGGGAACTGTTTCCCGGTGCCAAATTTATCCATATTTACCGCAATCCCTATCGCGTATTTCACTCCATGCAAAACTTTTACCGCAAACTCTTTCCAGAACTAGCTTTGCAAAATTTTCACCATCTAGAAATCGACAACTGGATTTTAGAAACCTACTCCCGTATGATGAACCAATGTCTGGAACAAACTGCCAAACTACCCAATGAAGATTTGGTAGAAATTCGGTTTGAAGATTTGGAAGCCAATCCCATATCGGAATTGGAAAGAATCTATCAAACGCTGCAACTGGATGGATTCGCAGAAGATAAAATCTACTTCCAAAACTATCTCGATTCGGTTAGCAACTATCAGAAAAATGCCTATGAAATGACCCCAGCAGCCATGGAAATGGTGGAAAGCTATTGGCAGCCATTTTTAGAACGTTGGCAATATCGACCACCAGTGCCTAGATAA